GCTCAAGCCGAGCAGGAAGTGAGGCAAGGTCGGGTTTGCTAATGCGAGAAATGTTGGAATGTAAGACTAGACCTTCCAGCTCCGTCAACTATTCCTTGTTAATCGCCGAGCAATTAAAATATCTTCCAAGGCTCTAAATGTGATAGTCTGCGGTGGGCTGAATTCAAGCATGTCCAGTTGCTTCCAATACCAACGTCGGCGGGGTATCGGCCAGCCTCGATAATAGCTTAATACTAAAATGCCCTCCGGTTTTAGTACGCGCCGCAGTTCACGTAAGAGCATCTCGGGACGAGGTAGAGTCCCTAATAATCCGATGCAAAGCACAACGTCAAATTCACGGTTAGAAAAAGGGAGAGAATTGCGAACCTCCAGAACTCGAAACTCTACTCGTGGACTGAGACCGCGCCGGCTCGCCTCGGCTTTGGCCTTAGCTATCATTCGCGGTGACTGATCAATTGCCACTATCCGCCCGCGAAACCCGGGTATCGCAGCGATTGTGAGTGGTAGCTTGCCCGTAGCCGTTCCCACATCCAAGATCGTCTCGTTTCCCTGTAACACGAGTGCGTTAATCACCTTGTGCCAACGTTCTGTCTCACCGTCTCCACTGTAGAGGTAAGGTCCAAAGCGATCGTAAAGCCAATACATGAGCTTCTTCCCAAAATAGCGCCCATCCGTGACGACCACAAACAAGGCAGTCAGTCCCATCATTCCCAAAAAGGCGAAGATGATCGACATCATCAAT
This portion of the Candidatus Bipolaricaulota bacterium genome encodes:
- a CDS encoding class I SAM-dependent methyltransferase, encoding MMSIIFAFLGMMGLTALFVVVTDGRYFGKKLMYWLYDRFGPYLYSGDGETERWHKVINALVLQGNETILDVGTATGKLPLTIAAIPGFRGRIVAIDQSPRMIAKAKAEASRRGLSPRVEFRVLEVRNSLPFSNREFDVVLCIGLLGTLPRPEMLLRELRRVLKPEGILVLSYYRGWPIPRRRWYWKQLDMLEFSPPQTITFRALEDILIARRLTRNS